The following proteins are encoded in a genomic region of Pseudodesulfovibrio mercurii:
- a CDS encoding Hpt domain-containing protein — MPEYPEVERIPPDLEQLLDRFFAVSRQDLEQMRDALNVRDFETLVRLGHTTRGTGSGYGFKGMGRIGHDIELAAQQRDPGALERHMNTLAHYLDTVQVEFDG, encoded by the coding sequence ATGCCCGAGTACCCGGAAGTCGAGCGGATACCGCCCGATCTGGAGCAATTGCTGGATCGGTTCTTTGCCGTGTCGCGACAGGACCTCGAACAGATGCGCGACGCCCTGAACGTCCGGGATTTCGAAACCCTGGTCCGGCTGGGTCACACCACTCGCGGCACCGGCAGCGGGTACGGGTTCAAGGGCATGGGCCGCATCGGCCACGACATCGAGCTGGCCGCCCAGCAGCGCGATCCCGGCGCGTTGGAACGGCACATGAACACTCTCGCCCATTACCTCGACACCGTCCAGGTCGAATTCGACGGCTAG